One region of Bacteroidales bacterium genomic DNA includes:
- a CDS encoding YCF48-related protein has protein sequence MKKVTIILIVIIAMTIKTNAQWVAQTSGISLALFSVYFTNSNTGYTVGMNGTILKTTNAGNNWIALQTSGTTSHLSSVYFADANNGCAVGGTGTIIITQNAGNSWTVRTGGGGEQLYSVFLTNPNTGYAVGGSGGISNGLIISSSNFWGAIGGQYNTLCSIYFTDVNTGYAVGYDGTILKSTDAGSSWTSQTSGTTNILYSVYFTNANIGYAVGQNGTILKTTDAGNSWITQSSGTANKLSSVYFINANTGYAVGNYGTILKTTNGGTIWTAQSSGTTSGLASVYFTSSNIGYIVGGNGTILKTTNGGVGISELSNEENNISVFPNPANDNITIENTSLNNYKDEMISIYNIQGQLLIQQPMIQTKINIDISDFTRGMYYLKVQTENGIAVKKFIKE, from the coding sequence ATGAAAAAAGTTACAATAATTTTAATAGTTATAATTGCTATGACAATTAAAACTAATGCTCAGTGGGTAGCACAAACAAGCGGAATATCTTTAGCTTTATTTTCAGTTTATTTCACCAATTCCAATACGGGGTATACTGTTGGCATGAATGGAACAATTCTTAAAACTACCAATGCTGGCAATAATTGGATAGCATTACAAACCAGTGGAACAACTAGTCATCTAAGTTCAGTTTATTTCGCCGATGCTAATAATGGCTGTGCTGTGGGTGGTACTGGAACAATTATTATAACCCAGAATGCCGGTAACAGTTGGACGGTGAGAACAGGAGGCGGAGGTGAGCAATTATATTCAGTTTTTTTAACCAATCCCAATACAGGTTACGCTGTTGGCGGCTCTGGTGGTATAAGCAATGGTTTAATCATTAGTTCAAGTAATTTCTGGGGAGCAATAGGCGGGCAATATAATACATTATGTTCAATTTATTTCACCGATGTCAATACAGGTTACGCTGTTGGCTATGATGGAACAATTCTTAAAAGCACAGACGCCGGAAGTAGTTGGACATCACAAACCAGTGGAACAACTAATATCCTATATTCAGTTTATTTCACCAATGCTAATATTGGTTATGCTGTTGGTCAAAATGGAACAATTCTTAAAACCACAGACGCTGGAAATAGTTGGATTACACAATCTAGCGGAACAGCTAATAAGTTAAGTTCGGTTTATTTCATCAATGCCAATACGGGTTATGCTGTTGGCAATTATGGCACAATTCTTAAAACAACCAATGGCGGAACTATTTGGACAGCACAATCAAGTGGAACAACTAGTGGTTTAGCATCAGTATATTTCACCAGTAGCAATATAGGATATATTGTTGGAGGTAATGGAACGATTCTTAAAACTACAAATGGAGGTGTCGGTATTTCAGAATTATCTAATGAAGAAAATAATATTAGTGTTTTTCCTAATCCTGCTAATGATAATATTACAATTGAAAACACTTCTTTAAATAATTACAAAGATGAAATGATTTCAATTTATAATATTCAAGGGCAATTACTAATACAGCAACCAATGATACAGACAAAGATTAATATTGATATTTCTGACTTTACTAGAGGAATGTATTATTTAAAAGTACAAACTGAAAACGGAATAGCAGTAAAGAAATTCATAAAAGAATAA